One stretch of Brachyhypopomus gauderio isolate BG-103 chromosome 10, BGAUD_0.2, whole genome shotgun sequence DNA includes these proteins:
- the smc5 gene encoding structural maintenance of chromosomes protein 5 isoform X2, giving the protein MIGGKHTSLKAVEEAVKELHIQVGNLCQFLPQEKVGEFAKMSKIELLEATEKSVGPPDMYDFHCKLKTFRTKERELENSCKEKANFLEKARQRNERHKLDVERYHTKRRHLDRIQMLEKKKPWVEYETARKELEEVKKQREEMKKTVKSLKEVQAPLLRKIQTIESQLQPIESEMKEKTAKIREASQKCKQKQDQLDRKYKEIDDIKQALSLQQMEEVDRKKRIANTRRLIQDLQRELDSMGSHEDVTPRIEAVNSELRTIQEEKARLDGERQDLRRDKDEASGELRRLQNRLRSLEDMMNRKEEKLRSRFRDTYVAMQWLRNHRHLFEGTVHEPMMLVINVRDPRHAKYIESHIPVNDLRAFVFEKQQDMEKFMAEVRDEQKLRVNSVIAPAESCANRPPSRSLDSLKHYGIFSYLRELFDAPEEVMSYLCHQYRINDVPVGTERTKSMIETVIRESQLRMIYTAEEKYTVKKSSYSNKTISSNSALRSSQFLTMAIDADERRHLEEQLNAAQKQVQDIDACMSANHEQQVRLERRDNELRAEKKHLSELKGKKRQLEQKISTKEDSVRQMEQSGIDLQKADEEAKAKICAVNDQKVAIVQDILQAMKQRARLSMEKVYLALEAAGLTAEKTNLESDYRERTTDLRRAEQVFIELDHRKSSLLESCKNMVKRAREICTMNPGETVVPEILHTAFSELPDTLEEIDAMLAEEKARADCITGLSETVVEEYNRREQEIKTMEKELEEKTNALTTYRQNISEAKERWLMPLKQLVEQINVKFSEFFRSMHCAGEVDLHSDNPDEYDRYGIRIRVKFRSSTQLHELTPHHQSGGERSVSTMLYLMALQELNRCPFRVVDEINQGMDPVNERRVFDIVVKTACSGSTSQYFFITPKLLQNLTYAEEMTVLCVHNGPYMLPPHKWNQEAFMRRIKRRPIQ; this is encoded by the exons ATGATTGGTGGGAAGCACACCAGTTTGAAGGCTGTGGAGGAGGCAGTGAAGGAGCTCCATATTCAAGTGGGAAACCTGTGTCAGTTCCTGCCTCAG GAGAAGGTCGGTGAGTTTGCCAAGATGAGCAAGATCGAGCTCCTTGAGGCCACTGAGAAATCTGTGGGCCCACCGGACATGTATGACTTTCACTGTAAACTAAAGACCTTCCGCAccaaagagagagagctggag AATTCATGCAAAGAGAAGGCCAACTTCCTGGAGAAAGCCAGACAGAGGAACGAGCGTCACAAGCTGGATGTGGAACGGTACCACACAAAGAGGAGACACCTGGACCGAATCCAGATGCTAGAGAAGAAGAAACCCTGGGTG GAGTACGAGACCGCTCGCAAAGAGCTGGAGGAAGTTAAGAAGCAAAGAGAGGAAATGAAAAAGACTGTGAAGTCACTGAAGGAGGTTCAAGCTCCCCTGCTGAGGAAGATCCAGACCATAGAGAGCCAACTTCAGCCGATTGAGAGTGAGATGAAGGAGAAG ACAGCTAAAATCAGAGAAGCATCACAGAAGTGTAAACAGAAGCAAGACCAGCTGGATCGGAAATATAAGGAG ATCGACGACATTAAGCAGGCCCTGAGCCTGCAGCAGATGGAGGAAGTAGATCGGAAGAAGCGCATAGCCAATACTCGCCGGCTGATCCAGGACCTGCAGAGGGAGCTGGACAGCATGGGCAGCCACGAGGACGTCACGCCCAGGATTGAAGCTGTGAACTCTGAGCTTAGAACCATACAGGAGGAGAAGGCCAGGCTGGACGGAGAGCGGCAGGACCTGCGGCGGGACAAAGACGAGGCCTCTGGGGAGCTGAGAC GTCTGCAGAACCGTCTGAGGAGCCTGGAGGACATGATGAACAGGAAGGAAGAGAAGCTGCGTAGCCGTTTCCGTGACACCTATGTTGCCATGCAGTGGCTGAGGAACCACCGCCACCTCTTTGAGGGGACCGTCCACGAGCCGATGATGCTGGTG ATTAATGTACGGGATCCACGACACGCAAAATACATCGAGAGCCATATTCCTGTGAACGACCTGAGGGCTTTTGTGTTTGAGAAGCAGCAGGATATGGAGAAGTTCATGGCAGAG GTGCGAGATGAGCAGAAACTAAGAGTCAACAGTGTGATTGCACCTgcagagtcctgtgccaacagACCGCCCTCACGATCCCTTGATTCTCTCAA GCACTATGGGATCTTTTCCTACCTCCGTGAGCTTTTTGATGCCCCTGAAGAAGTCATGAGTTACCTGTGCCACCAGTACCGAATCAACGATGTACCTGTGGGCACAGAGAGGACCAAGAGCATGATAGAGACG GTGATAAGGGAGTCTCAGCTGAGGATGATCTACACCGCTGAAGAGAAGTACACTGTGAAGAAGTCCTCCTACTCCAATAAGACCATCTCCAGTAACTCGGCCCTGCGCTCTTCCCAGTTCCTCACCATGGCGATAGATGCGGATGAGAGACGACATCTGGAGGAGCAGCTGAAT GCAGCTCAGAAACAGGTCCAGGACATTGACGCATGTATGAGCGCTAACCACGAGCAGCAGGTCAGGCTGGAGCGCCGTGACAATGAGCTCCGCGCTGAGAAGAAGCATCTCTCTGAACTAAAGGGCAAGAAAAGGCAGTTGGAACAAAAAATCAGCACTAAGGaggacag TGTGAGACAGATGGAACAAAGTGGGATTGACCTGCAGAAAGCAGACGAGGAGGCCAAGGCCAAGATCTGTGCCGTCAACGACCAGAAAGTGGCCATAGTGCAGGACATTCTGCAAGCCAtgaag caaagAGCCAGGCTGAGCATGGAGAAAGTGTACCTGGCTCTTGAGGCAGCAGGTCTCACAGCAGAGAAGACCAATTTGGAGTCAGACTACAGAGAGAGGACAACTGATctcaggagagcagag CAAGTGTTTATTGAGCTGGATCACAGAAAGTCGAGTCTGTTGGAGAGCTGTAAGAACATGgtgaagagagcaagagagatcTGCACCATGAACCCAGGAGAGACCGTAGTACCTGAGATACTGCACACG GCATTTAGTGAGCTGCCAGACACACTAGAAGAGATTGACGCCATGTTGGCAGAAGAGAAAGCAAGAGCAGACTGTATCACGGGCCTCAGTGAAACG gtggtggaggagtatAACCGGCGTGAACAGGAAATAAAGACTATGGAAAAGGAGCTAGAGGAGAAGACGAATGCCCTGACCACCTACAGGCAGAACATCTCTGAG GCCAAAGAGAGGTGGCTGATGCCCTTGAAGCAGCTGGTGGAGCAGATCAATGTGAAGTTCAGTGAATTCTTTCGTTCCATGCACTGTGCTGGAGAGGTGGACCTGCACTCCGATAATCCG GACGAGTATGACCGCTATGGCATCCGCATCCGGGTGAAGTTCAGGAGCAGCACGCAGCTGCACGAGCTGACACCTCACCACCAGAGCGGAGGTGAGCGCAGTGTCTCCACCATGCTCTACCTCATGGCCCTGCAGGAACTCAACCGCTGCCCCTTCAGGGTGGTGGACGAGATCAACCAG GGCATGGACCCAGTGAATGAGAGGAGAGTCTTTGACATTGTCGTTAAGACAGCCTGCAGTGGAAGCACATCACAGTATTTCTTCATCACGCCGAAG CTTCTGCAGAATCTGACCTATGCGGAGGAGATGACTGTTCTGTGTGTCCACAACGGTCCCTATATGCTGCCACCTCACAAGTGGAACCAAGAGGCATTTATGAGGCGCATCAAACGCAGACCCATACAGTAA
- the smc5 gene encoding structural maintenance of chromosomes protein 5 isoform X1, whose protein sequence is MALQRKKRRTSHDLTNSQTSQVSLSSFIHPNTFNLGNGRKERFVEGSILRISMKNFLTYDHSDVFPGPNLNMIVGANGTGKSSVVCAICLGLAGKTAILGRGDKVGLYVKRGCSKGSVEIELYRADGNLVINREIHVENNQSVWMIGGKHTSLKAVEEAVKELHIQVGNLCQFLPQEKVGEFAKMSKIELLEATEKSVGPPDMYDFHCKLKTFRTKERELENSCKEKANFLEKARQRNERHKLDVERYHTKRRHLDRIQMLEKKKPWVEYETARKELEEVKKQREEMKKTVKSLKEVQAPLLRKIQTIESQLQPIESEMKEKTAKIREASQKCKQKQDQLDRKYKEIDDIKQALSLQQMEEVDRKKRIANTRRLIQDLQRELDSMGSHEDVTPRIEAVNSELRTIQEEKARLDGERQDLRRDKDEASGELRRLQNRLRSLEDMMNRKEEKLRSRFRDTYVAMQWLRNHRHLFEGTVHEPMMLVINVRDPRHAKYIESHIPVNDLRAFVFEKQQDMEKFMAEVRDEQKLRVNSVIAPAESCANRPPSRSLDSLKHYGIFSYLRELFDAPEEVMSYLCHQYRINDVPVGTERTKSMIETVIRESQLRMIYTAEEKYTVKKSSYSNKTISSNSALRSSQFLTMAIDADERRHLEEQLNAAQKQVQDIDACMSANHEQQVRLERRDNELRAEKKHLSELKGKKRQLEQKISTKEDSVRQMEQSGIDLQKADEEAKAKICAVNDQKVAIVQDILQAMKQRARLSMEKVYLALEAAGLTAEKTNLESDYRERTTDLRRAEQVFIELDHRKSSLLESCKNMVKRAREICTMNPGETVVPEILHTAFSELPDTLEEIDAMLAEEKARADCITGLSETVVEEYNRREQEIKTMEKELEEKTNALTTYRQNISEAKERWLMPLKQLVEQINVKFSEFFRSMHCAGEVDLHSDNPDEYDRYGIRIRVKFRSSTQLHELTPHHQSGGERSVSTMLYLMALQELNRCPFRVVDEINQGMDPVNERRVFDIVVKTACSGSTSQYFFITPKLLQNLTYAEEMTVLCVHNGPYMLPPHKWNQEAFMRRIKRRPIQ, encoded by the exons ATGGCGCTGCAAAGGAAAAAGAGACGAACAAGCCACGATTTAACGAACTCCCAAACCTCTCAAGTCTCTTTATCGTCTTTTATACATCCGAATACCTTTAATCTGGGAAATGGCCGGAAGGAGCGTTTCGTGGAAGGATCGATTCTCCGTATTAGTATGAAAAACTTCCT CACGTATGACCACTCTGATGTTTTCCCTGGACCCAACTTAAACATGATTGTGGGAGCCAATGGTACAGGGAAGTCAAGTGTGGTCTGTGCCATCTGTCTGGGGCTGGCGGGCAAGACGGCCATCCTGGGCAGGGGGGACAAG GTCGGCCTGTATGTTAAGAGAGGCTGCAGTAAAGGCTCGGTGGAAATTGAGCT GTACAGGGCAGATGGAAACCTGGTGATCAACCGGGAGATCCATGTGGAGAACAACCAGAGTGTGTGGATGATTGGTGGGAAGCACACCAGTTTGAAGGCTGTGGAGGAGGCAGTGAAGGAGCTCCATATTCAAGTGGGAAACCTGTGTCAGTTCCTGCCTCAG GAGAAGGTCGGTGAGTTTGCCAAGATGAGCAAGATCGAGCTCCTTGAGGCCACTGAGAAATCTGTGGGCCCACCGGACATGTATGACTTTCACTGTAAACTAAAGACCTTCCGCAccaaagagagagagctggag AATTCATGCAAAGAGAAGGCCAACTTCCTGGAGAAAGCCAGACAGAGGAACGAGCGTCACAAGCTGGATGTGGAACGGTACCACACAAAGAGGAGACACCTGGACCGAATCCAGATGCTAGAGAAGAAGAAACCCTGGGTG GAGTACGAGACCGCTCGCAAAGAGCTGGAGGAAGTTAAGAAGCAAAGAGAGGAAATGAAAAAGACTGTGAAGTCACTGAAGGAGGTTCAAGCTCCCCTGCTGAGGAAGATCCAGACCATAGAGAGCCAACTTCAGCCGATTGAGAGTGAGATGAAGGAGAAG ACAGCTAAAATCAGAGAAGCATCACAGAAGTGTAAACAGAAGCAAGACCAGCTGGATCGGAAATATAAGGAG ATCGACGACATTAAGCAGGCCCTGAGCCTGCAGCAGATGGAGGAAGTAGATCGGAAGAAGCGCATAGCCAATACTCGCCGGCTGATCCAGGACCTGCAGAGGGAGCTGGACAGCATGGGCAGCCACGAGGACGTCACGCCCAGGATTGAAGCTGTGAACTCTGAGCTTAGAACCATACAGGAGGAGAAGGCCAGGCTGGACGGAGAGCGGCAGGACCTGCGGCGGGACAAAGACGAGGCCTCTGGGGAGCTGAGAC GTCTGCAGAACCGTCTGAGGAGCCTGGAGGACATGATGAACAGGAAGGAAGAGAAGCTGCGTAGCCGTTTCCGTGACACCTATGTTGCCATGCAGTGGCTGAGGAACCACCGCCACCTCTTTGAGGGGACCGTCCACGAGCCGATGATGCTGGTG ATTAATGTACGGGATCCACGACACGCAAAATACATCGAGAGCCATATTCCTGTGAACGACCTGAGGGCTTTTGTGTTTGAGAAGCAGCAGGATATGGAGAAGTTCATGGCAGAG GTGCGAGATGAGCAGAAACTAAGAGTCAACAGTGTGATTGCACCTgcagagtcctgtgccaacagACCGCCCTCACGATCCCTTGATTCTCTCAA GCACTATGGGATCTTTTCCTACCTCCGTGAGCTTTTTGATGCCCCTGAAGAAGTCATGAGTTACCTGTGCCACCAGTACCGAATCAACGATGTACCTGTGGGCACAGAGAGGACCAAGAGCATGATAGAGACG GTGATAAGGGAGTCTCAGCTGAGGATGATCTACACCGCTGAAGAGAAGTACACTGTGAAGAAGTCCTCCTACTCCAATAAGACCATCTCCAGTAACTCGGCCCTGCGCTCTTCCCAGTTCCTCACCATGGCGATAGATGCGGATGAGAGACGACATCTGGAGGAGCAGCTGAAT GCAGCTCAGAAACAGGTCCAGGACATTGACGCATGTATGAGCGCTAACCACGAGCAGCAGGTCAGGCTGGAGCGCCGTGACAATGAGCTCCGCGCTGAGAAGAAGCATCTCTCTGAACTAAAGGGCAAGAAAAGGCAGTTGGAACAAAAAATCAGCACTAAGGaggacag TGTGAGACAGATGGAACAAAGTGGGATTGACCTGCAGAAAGCAGACGAGGAGGCCAAGGCCAAGATCTGTGCCGTCAACGACCAGAAAGTGGCCATAGTGCAGGACATTCTGCAAGCCAtgaag caaagAGCCAGGCTGAGCATGGAGAAAGTGTACCTGGCTCTTGAGGCAGCAGGTCTCACAGCAGAGAAGACCAATTTGGAGTCAGACTACAGAGAGAGGACAACTGATctcaggagagcagag CAAGTGTTTATTGAGCTGGATCACAGAAAGTCGAGTCTGTTGGAGAGCTGTAAGAACATGgtgaagagagcaagagagatcTGCACCATGAACCCAGGAGAGACCGTAGTACCTGAGATACTGCACACG GCATTTAGTGAGCTGCCAGACACACTAGAAGAGATTGACGCCATGTTGGCAGAAGAGAAAGCAAGAGCAGACTGTATCACGGGCCTCAGTGAAACG gtggtggaggagtatAACCGGCGTGAACAGGAAATAAAGACTATGGAAAAGGAGCTAGAGGAGAAGACGAATGCCCTGACCACCTACAGGCAGAACATCTCTGAG GCCAAAGAGAGGTGGCTGATGCCCTTGAAGCAGCTGGTGGAGCAGATCAATGTGAAGTTCAGTGAATTCTTTCGTTCCATGCACTGTGCTGGAGAGGTGGACCTGCACTCCGATAATCCG GACGAGTATGACCGCTATGGCATCCGCATCCGGGTGAAGTTCAGGAGCAGCACGCAGCTGCACGAGCTGACACCTCACCACCAGAGCGGAGGTGAGCGCAGTGTCTCCACCATGCTCTACCTCATGGCCCTGCAGGAACTCAACCGCTGCCCCTTCAGGGTGGTGGACGAGATCAACCAG GGCATGGACCCAGTGAATGAGAGGAGAGTCTTTGACATTGTCGTTAAGACAGCCTGCAGTGGAAGCACATCACAGTATTTCTTCATCACGCCGAAG CTTCTGCAGAATCTGACCTATGCGGAGGAGATGACTGTTCTGTGTGTCCACAACGGTCCCTATATGCTGCCACCTCACAAGTGGAACCAAGAGGCATTTATGAGGCGCATCAAACGCAGACCCATACAGTAA
- the zfand5b gene encoding AN1-type zinc finger protein 5b, producing MAQETNQSPVPMLCATGCGFYGNPRTNGMCSVCYKEHLMRQNGGGVGPLGTMGSNSAASPSSEASAIQIIEASLNGSANETDSSDGATAALPVTQQMTEMSISCKEEAPSPKAETQEPVVSQPIGSASSAHVCVAEEAKSPEAPKPKKNRCFMCRKKVGLTGFDCRCGNLFCGLHRYSDKHNCPYDYKAEAAAKIRKENPVVVADKIQRI from the exons ATGGCCCAGGAGACCAACCAGAGCCCCGTGCCCATGCTCTGTGCCACAGGCTGTGGCTTCTATGGCAACCCCAGGACCAACGGCATGTGCTCCGTGTGTTACAAGGAGCACCTGATGAGACAGAATGGTGGTGGGGTGGGTCCTTTAGGCACCATGG GTTCGAACAGTGCAGCCAGTCCTAGCTCAGAGGCCTCCGCTATCCAGATTATTGAGGCCAGTCTGAATGGCTCCGCAAATGAAACCGACTCCTCAGACGGAGCCACTGCAGCACTTCCTGTTACGCAGCAGATGACTGAGATGAGCATTTCCTGTAAGGAGGAAGCCCCATCGCCTaaagcagaaacacaagaaCCAG TTGTATCTCAGCCCATAGGTTCTGCTTCATCGGCCCACGTGTGTGTGGCGGAGGAGGCCAAGTCCCCAGAGGCCCCCAAGCCCAAGAAGAACAGATGCTTCATGTGTCGGAAGAAAGTCGGTCTCACTG GGTTCGACTGTCGCTGTGGTAACCTGTTCTGTGGACTGCACCGCTACTCGGACAAGCACAACTGCCCTTACGATTATAAGGCTGAAGCGGCTGCCAAGATCCGCAAAGAGAATCCCGTAGTCGTTGCCGACAAGATCCAGAGAATATAG